A genome region from Oncorhynchus gorbuscha isolate QuinsamMale2020 ecotype Even-year linkage group LG26, OgorEven_v1.0, whole genome shotgun sequence includes the following:
- the LOC124016358 gene encoding LOW QUALITY PROTEIN: GTPase IMAP family member 7-like (The sequence of the model RefSeq protein was modified relative to this genomic sequence to represent the inferred CDS: deleted 1 base in 1 codon): MASGPPQTELRLVLLGGTRAGQSAAGNAILGRQAFITQTASEPAVTQECEKTAGRWVSVVVAQDWFCSERPPEEVRHHVSSCVALSAPGPHAFLLCVPVDRPADMELRALEALEKVFGPTAVSGHTLVLFTHTDQMVLGQQLDEYIATRRKDLLELVVTCGDRYHSLERRSRGEKDERKSVEELLEKVEQTVKESGVEFYSCPLYQEAEARVREKQAEIVWQRRGEEELNEEVPSSASPPEEELDDEEMARVREEAERSVHNLNIDTEGIASLSPASSPSFLLSLWQGLTGWLRRLPKMLRMESLLGAFVGLFVGGPVGRMLGATVGSVATEVGRRKTLKTEKNK, from the exons ATGGCATCAGGTCCCCCACAAACAG AGCTGAGGCTGGTTCTGCTCGGCGGGACAAGAGCAGGACAGAGTGCAGCTGGAAACGCCATACTGGGCCGCCAGGCTTTCATTACCCAGACTGCCAGTGAGCCAGCTGTCACTCAAGAATGTGAGAAG ACTGCAGGGAGATGG GTATCAGTAGTAGTCGCCCAAGACTGGTTCTGCTCAGAGCGCCCCCCGGAGGAGGTGAGGCACCATGTCTCCTCTTGCGTGGCCCTGTCGGCCCCGGGGCCTCATGCCTTCCTGCTGTGTGTCCCTGTGGACCGGCCGGCTGACATGGAGCTGCGGGCCCTGGAGGCCCTGGAGAAAGTTTTTGGCCCCACTGCAGTCAGTGGACACACTCTGGTCCTCTTTACCCACACAGACCAGATGGTTCTGGGACAACAGCTGGACGAGTACATCGCCACCAGACGCAAAGACCTACTGGAGCTGGTGGTGACGTGTGGAGACCGCTATCACTCtctggagaggaggagtagaggagagaaggatgagaggaagAGTGTGGAAGAGCTGCTGGAGAAGGTTGAACAGACTGTAAAAGAGAGCGGGGTGGAGTTCTACAGCTGCCCCCTCTACCAGGAGGCTGAGGCCAGGGTGAGAGAGAAGCAGGCAGAGATAGTGTGgcagagaagaggggaagaggagctAAATGAAGAGGTGCCCTCCTCAGCCTCACCTCCAGAGGAAGAGCTAGACGATGAAGAGATGGCAAGAGttagggaggaggcagagaggagtgtGCACAACCTGAACATAGACACCGAGGGTattgcctctctttctcctgcctcctctccctcatttCTCTTGTCCTTGTGGCAGGGATTGACAGGGTGGCTGAGGAGGCTGCCCAAGATGCTGAGGATGGAGTCTCTGCTGGGGGCTTTCGTTGGCCTGTTCGTAGGTGGGCCCGTTGGGCGGATGCTGGGGGCCACTGTGGGCTCAGTAGCCACTGAAGTGGGGAGAAGGAAGACTCTGAAGAcagaaaaaaacaaataa
- the hmgxb4a gene encoding HMG domain-containing protein 4a — protein sequence MAFEEIKKKGVVEVGMEGEVGLVAGRSQREKRRSYKDLLREEEEIAAQVRKSSKKRPKDSEPFLLGGDSHKKKKKHSEDYYYRDQQGSGPPPHKKKRKSSDHSPSLSSSSSSHPTDTAMGLLQAITSPMATGSDPSPHLHKKPSYPSFSSSHFSKDRKRDGSIGGSKGSHSSHSRPMSSSSSSKKHSSSKSSSLFHGGTGTPKGDVLNIREPDGLMMKLMVSPKEKAEGEGFPFPPHSSSSSKGGIKKEKDRERKQLSKVPKKVQQSRDPLPVVGKEVEVEGHYGGGMGGDSSSSGGELEAGELVIDDSYKHLSKKKKKSKKSKKKKEKEKDREKDKGGREKKHSKGSGGDPSRGHTHTHGSANHSAAGGMYAMGAPIPTPILTHHHQSNEVAMMEKKKKKEEREREKHEKEKDKPKKKNTTAYQVFCKEYRVNINAEQPGLVFGELSKRLAEVWKQLPEKDKLVWKQKAQYLQHKQNKAEATTVKRKSSTDGVKSKGSMKGMGLGAGLVSPNRASVGVSLSPARVPDVDPIDAAAHLQLLGESLSLIGHRLQETEGMVAVSGSLSVLLDSILCALGPLTCLTAQIPQLNGCPRQVLSNTLDNIAYIMPGL from the exons ATGGCTTTTGAGGAGATCAAGAAGAAAGGAGTAGTTG aggtagggatggaagggGAAGTGGGCCTTGTGGCTGGtcgcagtcagagagagaagaggagatcatACAAGGACCTgctcagagaggaggaggagattgcTGCACAGGTCCGCAAGTCCTCCAAGAAACGGCCCAAG GACTCAGAACCTTTCTTATTGGGAGGGGACTCtcacaagaagaagaaaaagcacAGTGAAGACTACTATTACAGAG ACCAGCAAGGCTCAGGCCCACCTCCCCACAAGAAGAAGCGAAAGTCGTCGGACCACTCCCCTTCCCTgtcctcctcgtcttcctcccATCCCACAGACACAGCCATGGGGCTCCTACAGGCCATCACCTCCCCTATGGCCACCGGCTCAGACCCGAGCCCACACCTGCACAAGAAGCCCTCctacccctccttctcttcctcccactTCTCCAAAGACCGCAAACGTGATGGGAGCATCGGAGGAAGCAAAGGCAGCCACTCCTCTCATTCCCGCCCTatgtcctcatcctcctcttccaaaAAGCACTCCTCCTCCAAGTCGTCGTCTCTGTTCCATggtggtaccggtacccctaAAGGAGATGTCCTGAACATACGTGAGCCGGATGGGCTGATGATGAAGCTCATGGTCTCACCTAAGGAGAAGGCCGAAGGAGAGGgctttcccttccctccccactcctcctcatcctcaaaAGGGGGGATAAaaaaggagaaggacagagaacgGAAGCAGCTCTCTAAAGTCCCCAAGAAGGTGCAGCAGAGCCGAGATCCACTGCCTGTTGTGGGGAAGGAAGTGGAGGTGGAGG GGCACTACGGTGGGGGTATGGGGGGAGACAGCTCCTCCTCGGGGGGCGAACTGGAGGCAGGAGAGCTGGTGATAGACGACTCGTACAAGCATCTGtcaaagaaaaagaagaagagcaAGAAAAGCAAGaagaaaaaggagaaagagaaggacagggagaaagacaaaGGCGGGAGAGAGAAGAAGCACAGCAAAGGATCAGGAG GGGATCCATCGAGAGGCCACACCCATACCCATGGCTCAGCCAATCACTCTGCAGCTGGTGGAATGTATGCCATGGGGGCCCCCATCCCTACTCCCATCCTTACTCACCATCATCAAAGTAATGAAGTAGCAATgatggagaagaagaaaaagaaggaggagagggaaagggagaagcaCGAGAAGGAGAAAGATAAG ccCAAGAAGAAGAACACAACAGCGTACCAGGTGTTCTGTAAAGAGTACAGGGTCAACATCAATGCAGAGCAGCCAGGACTAG TGTTCGGGGAGCTGAGCAAAAGGTTGGCAGAGGTGTGGAAACAGCTCCCAGAAAAAGATAAACTG GTGTGGAAGCAGAAAGCTCAGTACCTGCAGCACAAGCAGAACAAAGCTGAGGCCACCACAGTCAAACGCAAGAGCTCCACAGATGGAGTCAAAAGCAAAG GCTCTATGAAGGGCATGGGGCTGGGAGCAGGGCTGGTGTCCCCCAACCGGGCGTCTGTGGGTGTGTCCCTGTCACCAGCACGGGTCCCTGATGTCGACCCCATCGATGCGGCCGCCCACCTGCAGTTACTGGGAGAGTCCCTGTCCCTCATCGGCCACCGATTACAGGAgacagag GGGATGGTGGCGGTGTCAGGCAGTCTCTCTGTACTGCTGGACTCCATCTTGTGTGCCCTTGGACCCCTGACCTGCCTCACAGCACAGATCCCCCAGCTCAACGGATGTCCCCGCCAAGTCTTG TCCAACACCTTGGACAATATTGCCTACATCATGCCAGGGCTGTGA
- the LOC124015768 gene encoding ankyrin repeat domain-containing protein 54-like isoform X2, with the protein MDGWSPIVARASDDERSSSEGEYTVETGPKEAEEKGGELKIHDERVDGGAAEGFGITGFGEGTVRLSRTGQTAEQELRYLHLLWEPSRVGPGAGVASSKPGKVTGCRARRQGRARRNVGPIGKDIYAVKRFREAANGNDIDTVRRLLQEDVDPCAADDKGRTALHFSSCNGNESIVQLLLSYGADPNQRDGLGNTPLHLAACTNHVPVITTLLRGGARVDALDRAGRTPLHLARSKLNILQEGDSRSIETLRGEVTQIIQMLREYLNVMGQSEARERLDHISTQLQHTRTKEQVDEVTDLLASFTSLSLQKQNLGDR; encoded by the exons ATGGACGGGTGGAGTCCAATTGTTGCAAGAGCTTCTGACGATGAACGTTCAAGCTCCGAGGGTGAATACACGGTGGAGACTGGACCAAAAGAAGCGGAGGAGAAAGGGGGTGAACTAAAGATACACGATGAGAGGGTGGATGGTGGTGCTGCTGAGGGATTTGGGATAACTGGCTTTGGAGAGGGCACCGTGAGATTGAGTCGTACAGGACAGACCGCTGAACAAGAACTTCGGTACCTCCACTTGCTATGGGAACCCAGTCGAGTTGGGCCAGGGGCGGGTGTGGCGAGCAGCAAACCCGGGAAGGTGACAGGGTGTAGAGCGAGGCGACAAGGGAGAGCCCGGCGAAATGTGGGGCCCATTGGAAAAGATATTTATG CGGTGAAGAGGTTTCGAGAGGCTGCCAATGGCAACGACATTGATACAG TGCGCAGGCTTCTTCAAGAAGACGTAGACCCTTGTGCAGCAGATGACAAAGGAAGAACAgccctccacttctcctcctgTAATGGCAACGAGAGCATTG TGCAACTTCTTCTGAGCTACGGCGCTGACCCTAACCAGCGGGATGGCCTTGGGAACACCCCTCTCCATCTGG CAGCCTGTACCAACCACGTGCCTGTAATCACCACATTGCTGAGAGGAG GCGCACGTGTGGATGCCCTAGACCGAGCAGGAAGGACCCCCCTGCACCTGGCACGCTCCAAACTCAACATCCTGCAGGAAGGAGACTCGAGGAGTATAGAAACTCTTAGAGGGGAGGTCACACAG ATCATTCAGATGCTGAGGGAGTACCTGAATGTGATGGGACAGAGtgaggccagagagagactgGATCATATCTCAACACAGCTGCAGCACACACGCACCAAAGAACAG GTTGATGAGGTAACCGACTTGCTGGCCAGCTTCACGTCACTCAGTCTACAGAAGCAGAATttgggggataggtag
- the LOC124015768 gene encoding ankyrin repeat domain-containing protein 54-like isoform X1, whose translation MDGWSPIVARASDDERSSSEGEYTVETGPKEAEEKGGELKIHDERVDGGAAEGFGITGFGEGTVRLSRTGQTAEQELRYLHLLWEPSRVGPGAGVASSKPGKVTGCRARRQGRARRNVGPIGKDIYAVKRFREAANGNDIDTVRRLLQEDVDPCAADDKGRTALHFSSCNGNESIVQLLLSYGADPNQRDGLGNTPLHLAACTNHVPVITTLLRGGEKPYGMKAHGHTYCTPANNNLLMLCFCSGARVDALDRAGRTPLHLARSKLNILQEGDSRSIETLRGEVTQIIQMLREYLNVMGQSEARERLDHISTQLQHTRTKEQVDEVTDLLASFTSLSLQKQNLGDR comes from the exons ATGGACGGGTGGAGTCCAATTGTTGCAAGAGCTTCTGACGATGAACGTTCAAGCTCCGAGGGTGAATACACGGTGGAGACTGGACCAAAAGAAGCGGAGGAGAAAGGGGGTGAACTAAAGATACACGATGAGAGGGTGGATGGTGGTGCTGCTGAGGGATTTGGGATAACTGGCTTTGGAGAGGGCACCGTGAGATTGAGTCGTACAGGACAGACCGCTGAACAAGAACTTCGGTACCTCCACTTGCTATGGGAACCCAGTCGAGTTGGGCCAGGGGCGGGTGTGGCGAGCAGCAAACCCGGGAAGGTGACAGGGTGTAGAGCGAGGCGACAAGGGAGAGCCCGGCGAAATGTGGGGCCCATTGGAAAAGATATTTATG CGGTGAAGAGGTTTCGAGAGGCTGCCAATGGCAACGACATTGATACAG TGCGCAGGCTTCTTCAAGAAGACGTAGACCCTTGTGCAGCAGATGACAAAGGAAGAACAgccctccacttctcctcctgTAATGGCAACGAGAGCATTG TGCAACTTCTTCTGAGCTACGGCGCTGACCCTAACCAGCGGGATGGCCTTGGGAACACCCCTCTCCATCTGG CAGCCTGTACCAACCACGTGCCTGTAATCACCACATTGCTGAGAGGAGGTGAGAAGCCATACGGTATGAAGGCACAtggacatacatactgtacacctgCTAATAATAACTTGTTAATGTTGTGTTTCTGTTCAGGCGCACGTGTGGATGCCCTAGACCGAGCAGGAAGGACCCCCCTGCACCTGGCACGCTCCAAACTCAACATCCTGCAGGAAGGAGACTCGAGGAGTATAGAAACTCTTAGAGGGGAGGTCACACAG ATCATTCAGATGCTGAGGGAGTACCTGAATGTGATGGGACAGAGtgaggccagagagagactgGATCATATCTCAACACAGCTGCAGCACACACGCACCAAAGAACAG GTTGATGAGGTAACCGACTTGCTGGCCAGCTTCACGTCACTCAGTCTACAGAAGCAGAATttgggggataggtag